In Populus alba chromosome 1, ASM523922v2, whole genome shotgun sequence, a single window of DNA contains:
- the LOC118061482 gene encoding lysine-specific demethylase JMJ30 isoform X2, translating to MSTATTAAAAGNYLSTPTLDAESSNLLQTISSHGGYAYVRMSTLAASGDFRAAEAAREMAWEQLHSGPWHSVLPAWRDAYSMACLHVAKFHYRNGEFKESLRVLDLGLIMGGVLLKKDLESAIEIVTAKSREKESEGFEKGPKCKFVEEGDEFDKEEVLRVLPEKSLSSKIVVKKSGLSLEGFLREHFLSGSPVIISDCMAHWPARTKWNDMDYLKRVAGDRTVPVEVGKNYLCQEWKQELITFSEFLVKIQSNDSSSAVPTYLAQHQLFDQINELRKDICIPDYCCAGGGELRSLNAWFGPAGTVTPLHHDPHHNILAQVVGKKYVRLYTSSVSEELYPYTETMLCNSSQVDLDNIDDGQFPKVHDLEFLDCILEEVSFWWSNSESSDAS from the exons ATGTCCACCGCAAccaccgccgccgccgccgGAAACTATCTCTCAACTCCTACGCTCGACGCCGAATCCTCAAACCTCctccaaacaatctcatcccaCGGCGGCTATGCCTACGTCAGAATGTCAACACTCGCCGCCTCCGGCGACTTCAGAGCGGCGGAGGCAGCGAGAGAGATGGCGTGGGAGCAACTCCACTCCGGTCCCTGGCACTCCGTGCTTCCAGCGTGGCGTGATGCCTACTCAATGGCTTGCTTACACGTTGCAAAGTTTCATTATCGAAATGGTGAATTCAAAGAGTCGCTTAGGGTTTTGGATCTGGGATTGATCATGGGAGGTGTGCTGTTGAAGAAGGATTTGGAATCGGCTATTGAAATTGTGACAGCGAAATCgagagaaaaggaaagtgaGGGTTTTGAGAAAGGACCAAAGTGTAAATTTGTTGAAGAAGGGGATGAGTTTGATAAAGAGGAG GTGCTTCGTGTTTTACCAGAGAAGTCCTTGTCTAGTAAGATTGTGGTGAAGAAATCTGGTCTATCTTTAGAGGGATTTTTGCGTGAACATTTTCTATCTGGGTCTCCAGTTATAATTAGTGATTGTATGGCTCATTGGCCTGCCAGGACAAAGTGGAATGATATGGATTACTTGAAAAGGGTTGCTGGTGACCGCACAGTTCCAGTTGAG GTTGGGAAAAACTATCTATGCCAAGAGTGGAAGCAAGAGCTTATAACATTTTCTGAGTTTCTTGTGAAGATTCAGTCCAATGACTCTTCTTCTGCAGTCCCTACATATCTTGCACAGCATCAATTATTTGATCAG ATTAATGAGTTACGGAAAGACATTTGCATTCCTGACTACTGCTGTGCTGGTGGTGGGGAGCTTAGATCTCTTAATGCTTGGTTTGGTCCAGCTGGAACAGTGACCCCACTGCACCATGATCCGCACCATAATATACTTGCTCAG gttGTTGGCAAAAAGTATGTAAGGCTCTACACCTCTTCAGTGTCAGAGGAACTTTATCCATACACTGAGACTATGCTTTGCAATTCAAGCCAG GTCGACCTAGACAACATAGATGACGGACAATTTCCAAAGGTGCATGACCTAGAATTCTTGGACTGCATATTAGAGGAAG TTAGCTTTTGGTGGAGCAACTCTGAAAGTTCAGATGCATCGTGA
- the LOC118061482 gene encoding lysine-specific demethylase JMJ30 isoform X1 — translation MSTATTAAAAGNYLSTPTLDAESSNLLQTISSHGGYAYVRMSTLAASGDFRAAEAAREMAWEQLHSGPWHSVLPAWRDAYSMACLHVAKFHYRNGEFKESLRVLDLGLIMGGVLLKKDLESAIEIVTAKSREKESEGFEKGPKCKFVEEGDEFDKEEVLRVLPEKSLSSKIVVKKSGLSLEGFLREHFLSGSPVIISDCMAHWPARTKWNDMDYLKRVAGDRTVPVEVGKNYLCQEWKQELITFSEFLVKIQSNDSSSAVPTYLAQHQLFDQINELRKDICIPDYCCAGGGELRSLNAWFGPAGTVTPLHHDPHHNILAQVVGKKYVRLYTSSVSEELYPYTETMLCNSSQVDLDNIDDGQFPKVHDLEFLDCILEEGEMLYIPPNWWHYVRSLTISFSVSFWWSNSESSDAS, via the exons ATGTCCACCGCAAccaccgccgccgccgccgGAAACTATCTCTCAACTCCTACGCTCGACGCCGAATCCTCAAACCTCctccaaacaatctcatcccaCGGCGGCTATGCCTACGTCAGAATGTCAACACTCGCCGCCTCCGGCGACTTCAGAGCGGCGGAGGCAGCGAGAGAGATGGCGTGGGAGCAACTCCACTCCGGTCCCTGGCACTCCGTGCTTCCAGCGTGGCGTGATGCCTACTCAATGGCTTGCTTACACGTTGCAAAGTTTCATTATCGAAATGGTGAATTCAAAGAGTCGCTTAGGGTTTTGGATCTGGGATTGATCATGGGAGGTGTGCTGTTGAAGAAGGATTTGGAATCGGCTATTGAAATTGTGACAGCGAAATCgagagaaaaggaaagtgaGGGTTTTGAGAAAGGACCAAAGTGTAAATTTGTTGAAGAAGGGGATGAGTTTGATAAAGAGGAG GTGCTTCGTGTTTTACCAGAGAAGTCCTTGTCTAGTAAGATTGTGGTGAAGAAATCTGGTCTATCTTTAGAGGGATTTTTGCGTGAACATTTTCTATCTGGGTCTCCAGTTATAATTAGTGATTGTATGGCTCATTGGCCTGCCAGGACAAAGTGGAATGATATGGATTACTTGAAAAGGGTTGCTGGTGACCGCACAGTTCCAGTTGAG GTTGGGAAAAACTATCTATGCCAAGAGTGGAAGCAAGAGCTTATAACATTTTCTGAGTTTCTTGTGAAGATTCAGTCCAATGACTCTTCTTCTGCAGTCCCTACATATCTTGCACAGCATCAATTATTTGATCAG ATTAATGAGTTACGGAAAGACATTTGCATTCCTGACTACTGCTGTGCTGGTGGTGGGGAGCTTAGATCTCTTAATGCTTGGTTTGGTCCAGCTGGAACAGTGACCCCACTGCACCATGATCCGCACCATAATATACTTGCTCAG gttGTTGGCAAAAAGTATGTAAGGCTCTACACCTCTTCAGTGTCAGAGGAACTTTATCCATACACTGAGACTATGCTTTGCAATTCAAGCCAG GTCGACCTAGACAACATAGATGACGGACAATTTCCAAAGGTGCATGACCTAGAATTCTTGGACTGCATATTAGAGGAAGGTGAAATGCTGTACATCCCGCCAAATTGGTGGCACTATGTCCGATCTCTAACAATCAGTTTTTCAGTTAGCTTTTGGTGGAGCAACTCTGAAAGTTCAGATGCATCGTGA
- the LOC118061480 gene encoding UDP-glycosyltransferase 92A1, whose protein sequence is MEPRKENIVMFPFMAQGHIIPFLTLAIEIEQKRGCTITFVSTPLNIKRIKSSLPPNSSIQLLEIPFRSSDHGLPPDCESTHDLPYHLILKLVEASRSLKPSFHKLVYDLVRKQHGRLPLCIISDIFFGWCADISHEFGVFHAIFLPSCAFSSACYYSIGMSLPHRNNESKEFVLADFPQASRIHVTQMSENLQGADGKESLSQTLRKLVQDCMSIDGALVNSMAELDEAGLTFFQKTFGKPFWPIGPVLLPPGTGSRAGNEAAVTAAKVCRNWLDTKPPNSVLYVSFGSQNTVSASQMMHLALALEASGKNFIWVVRPPTGFDINSEFNGKECLPEGFEDRNKASRRGLLVHQWAPQMEILSHKSTSAFLSHCGWNSVLEALSYGVPIIGWPMAAEQFYNVKLLEEEIGVCLEVARGRISEVKSEDIVAKIDLVMNDSEKGKEMRKKACEVRNIINNSIADKEVFKGVSARAMDDFLNAAMLMREQAKRIPGNSISTQNGS, encoded by the coding sequence ATGGAGccgagaaaagaaaatattgtgatGTTTCCATTCATGGCACAAGGTCATATCATCCCTTTCTTAACTTTAGCCATCGAAATAGAACAGAAAAGGGGTTGCACTATAACTTTTGTTAGCACTCCTCTAAACATCAAGAGAATCAAATCATCTCTTCCTCCGAACTCTTCCATCCAGCTTCTTGAAATCCCCTTTCGAAGTTCTGATCATGGCTTACCACCTGATTGCGAAAGCACTCATGATCTTCCCTATCACCTAATACTCAAGCTTGTCGAAGCCTCGAGGTCCCTCAAACCTTCTTTTCACAAGCTTGTGTACGATCTTGTTCGGAAGCAACATGGCCGCTTGCCACTTTGCATTATCAGTGACATTTTCTTTGGATGGTGTGCTGATATATCCCATGAATTCGGTGTGTTCCATGCCATATTTCTTCCGTCTTGCGCATTTAGCTCAGCATGTTATTACAGCATTGGCATGAGCTTACCTCACCGAAACAACGAGTCGAAAGAATTCGTGTTAGCCGATTTTCCACAGGCTTCAAGAATTCACGTTACGCAGATGTCAGAGAACCTTCAAGGTGCTGATGGTAAAGAGTCTTTGTCTCAGACTCTAAGGAAATTGGTACAAGATTGCATGAGTATTGACGGAGCTTTGGTTAACTCGATGGCAGAACTTGACGAGGCTGGATTGACATTTTTTCAGAAAACGTTTGGGAAACCTTTCTGGCCAATCGGGCCAGTTCTTCTACCTCCAGGAACCGGAAGTCGAGCTGGAAACGAAGCTGCAGTCACAGCAGCGAAGGTTTGCCGAAACTGGCTTGACACGAAACCTCCTAACTCAGTTCTTTATGTCTCCTTCGGTTCACAGAATACAGTATCCGCGTCACAAATGATGCATTTGGCTTTGGCATTGGAGGCTAGTGGCAAGAATTTCATTTGGGTTGTCAGACCCCCTACAGGCTTTGACATAAACTCAGAGTTTAATGGAAAGGAATGTCTGCCTGAAGGATTTGAAGACAGAAACAAAGCATCAAGAAGAGGGTTATTAGTGCATCAATGGGCACCCCAGATGGAAATTTTGTCCCACAAATCTACATCGGCATTTTTAAGTCATTGTGGATGGAATTCGGTGCTAGAAGCTTTAAGCTATGGTGTACCAATAATTGGTTGGCCTATGGCTGCTGAACAATTCTACAATGTCAAGCTCTTGGAAGAGGAGATTGGTGTCTGTTTGGAGGTGGCTAGAGGGAGGATTAGTGAGGTTAAGAGTGAAGATATAGTAGCGAAAATTGATCTAGTGATGAACGATTCAGAGAAGGGAAAGGAAATGAGGAAGAAAGCTTGCGAGGTCAGGAACATTATCAATAATTCCATAGCTGATAAGGAAGTATTCAAAGGAGTTTCTGCCAGAGCCATGGATGATTTCTTGAATGCTGCAATGCTGATGAGAGAGCAGGCAAAAAGAATTCCAGGAAATTCTATTTCAAC
- the LOC118061481 gene encoding UDP-glycosyltransferase 92A1, producing the protein MAEPKENIVMFPFMAQGHIIPFLALALHIEQTKGYTITFVNTPLNIKKLKSSIPPNSSIKLLEVPFNSSDHGLPPNSENTDILPYPLIIRLLHASTSLKPAFKTLIEDIVEEQGGKPPLCIIADIFFGWTATVAKELGVFHAIFSGAGGFGLACYYSVWLSLPHREVDSDEFELHDFKEASRFHVSQLPLSILTADGSDSWSVFQRMNLPAWVDSNGILFNTVEEFDQLGLMYFRKRLGRPAWAIGPVLLSVDNRARAGKQAGISADFLKEWLDAKPVNSVLYVSFGSNNTISTSQMKQLAMALEGSGKNFIWVVRPPIGFDINSEFKAKEWLPEGFEERIKDSGRGLLVHNWAPQVEILSHKSTCAFLSHCGWNSVLEALNKGVPMLGWAMAGEQFFNVKFLEEELGVCVEIVRGKTCEVRHEDMKAKIELVMNETEKGKEMRRKASKVKGMIKNAMRDEHGFKGSSVKELDGFFKAATAMRDGANHDA; encoded by the coding sequence ATGGCagaaccaaaagaaaacatAGTGATGTTTCCATTCATGGCACAGGGCCATATTATCCCATTTCTAGCATTAGCACTTCACATAGAACAAACAAAAGGCTACACCATAACTTTTGTTAACACCCCCCTTAACATCAAGAAACTCAAGTCATCTATCCCACCAAACTCCTCAATCAAGCTTCTTGAAGTCCCTTTCAATAGTTCAGATCATGGTCTACCTCCTAATTCAGAAAACACTGATATCCTTCCTTACCCTCTTATCATTCGCCTTCTTCATGCCTCTACTTCTCTCAAACCTGCCTTTAAAACACTCATTGAAGATATTGTAGAAGAGCAAGGAGGTAAGCCTCCACTTTGTATTATTGctgacatattttttggatggaCAGCAACTGTAGCTAAAGAGCTTGGAGTGTTTCATGCAATCTTTAGTGGTGCTGGTGGCTTTGGTTTGGCTTGTTATTACTCCGTCTGGTTATCACTTCCCCATAGGGAAGTGGATTCTGATGAGTTTGAGTTGCACGATTTTAAAGAGGCTTCAAGATTTCATGTGTCTCAACTGCCATTAAGTATTTTAACGGCAGATGGGAGTGATTCTTGGTCTGTTTTTCAAAGAATGAATCTACCAGCATGGGTGGATTCTAATGGGATTTTGTTTAATACAGTAGAGGAGTTTGACCAGCTTGGTTTGATGTATTTCAGGAAGAGATTAGGCAGGCCTGCTTGGGCTATAGGGCCAGTTCTGTTGTCAGTAGATAACAGAGCTCGTGCTGGCAAACAAGCTGGGATTTCAGCAGATTTTTTGAAGGAATGGTTAGATGCAAAACCTGTGAATTCAGTTCTGTATGTTTCATTTGGATCAAACAACACAATATCTACCTCACAGATGAAGCAATTGGCTATGGCTTTGGAGGGTAGTGGCAAGAATTTTATTTGGGTTGTCAGACCACCAATAGGTTTTGACATAAACTCAGAATTCAAAGCCAAAGAATGGTTGCCTGAAGGGTTTGAAGAAAGAATCAAAGACTCGGGAAGAGGGTTGCTTGTGCATAATTGGGCGCCCCAAGTGGAAATTCTGTCACACAAGTCTACATGTGCATTTTTGAGTCATTGTGGGTGGAATTCTGTGCTTGAAGCACTAAACAAAGGGGTGCCAATGCTTGGATGGGCTATGGCAGGTGAGCAGTTTTTCAATGTCAAGTTCTTGGAAGAAGAGTTGGGGGTTTGTGTGGAGATTGTTAGAGGGAAGACTTGTGAGGTTAGGCACGAAGACATGAAGGCAAAGATTGAGTTGGTGATGAATGAGACAGAGAAAGGCAAGGAAATGAGAAGGAAAGCTAGCAAGGTCAAGGGGATGATAAAAAATGCCATGAGAGATGAACATGGCTTCAAAGGTTCCTCTGTCAAAGAATTGGATGGTTTTTTCAAAGCTGCCACTGCAATGAGAGATGGGGCAAACCATGATGCTTAA
- the LOC118061482 gene encoding lysine-specific demethylase JMJ30 isoform X3 produces the protein MSTATTAAAAGNYLSTPTLDAESSNLLQTISSHGGYAYVRMSTLAASGDFRAAEAAREMAWEQLHSGPWHSVLPAWRDAYSMACLHVAKFHYRNGEFKESLRVLDLGLIMGGVLLKKDLESAIEIVTAKSREKESEGFEKGPKCKFVEEGDEFDKEEVLRVLPEKSLSSKIVVKKSGLSLEGFLREHFLSGSPVIISDCMAHWPARTKWNDMDYLKRVAGDRTVPVEVGKNYLCQEWKQELITFSEFLVKIQSNDSSSAVPTYLAQHQLFDQINELRKDICIPDYCCAGGGELRSLNAWFGPAGTVTPLHHDPHHNILAQVVGKKYVRLYTSSVSEELYPYTETMLCNSSQPQEEISYWLP, from the exons ATGTCCACCGCAAccaccgccgccgccgccgGAAACTATCTCTCAACTCCTACGCTCGACGCCGAATCCTCAAACCTCctccaaacaatctcatcccaCGGCGGCTATGCCTACGTCAGAATGTCAACACTCGCCGCCTCCGGCGACTTCAGAGCGGCGGAGGCAGCGAGAGAGATGGCGTGGGAGCAACTCCACTCCGGTCCCTGGCACTCCGTGCTTCCAGCGTGGCGTGATGCCTACTCAATGGCTTGCTTACACGTTGCAAAGTTTCATTATCGAAATGGTGAATTCAAAGAGTCGCTTAGGGTTTTGGATCTGGGATTGATCATGGGAGGTGTGCTGTTGAAGAAGGATTTGGAATCGGCTATTGAAATTGTGACAGCGAAATCgagagaaaaggaaagtgaGGGTTTTGAGAAAGGACCAAAGTGTAAATTTGTTGAAGAAGGGGATGAGTTTGATAAAGAGGAG GTGCTTCGTGTTTTACCAGAGAAGTCCTTGTCTAGTAAGATTGTGGTGAAGAAATCTGGTCTATCTTTAGAGGGATTTTTGCGTGAACATTTTCTATCTGGGTCTCCAGTTATAATTAGTGATTGTATGGCTCATTGGCCTGCCAGGACAAAGTGGAATGATATGGATTACTTGAAAAGGGTTGCTGGTGACCGCACAGTTCCAGTTGAG GTTGGGAAAAACTATCTATGCCAAGAGTGGAAGCAAGAGCTTATAACATTTTCTGAGTTTCTTGTGAAGATTCAGTCCAATGACTCTTCTTCTGCAGTCCCTACATATCTTGCACAGCATCAATTATTTGATCAG ATTAATGAGTTACGGAAAGACATTTGCATTCCTGACTACTGCTGTGCTGGTGGTGGGGAGCTTAGATCTCTTAATGCTTGGTTTGGTCCAGCTGGAACAGTGACCCCACTGCACCATGATCCGCACCATAATATACTTGCTCAG gttGTTGGCAAAAAGTATGTAAGGCTCTACACCTCTTCAGTGTCAGAGGAACTTTATCCATACACTGAGACTATGCTTTGCAATTCAAGCCAG CCACAGGAAGAAATCTCGTACTGGTTGCCTTGA
- the LOC118061492 gene encoding uncharacterized protein — translation MASRKNASGNRLDVGWQHGIDVDKNSRKVLCKYCQKIISGGIFRFKQHLACTRKDVEPCQQVPENVKQMILDVLVKNLEATEKKRKALQYSGNDDDDDEIKEISSKDKGKRVASGSGSTQTTLNQLLKKDIREEACRQIARFFYTGAIPFNCVKNPEFIKAIEMVAKHGPGFKPPSYYDIREKYLKQEVDQTMKLLEEYKLEWKKTGCSIMSDGWTDKKRRCICNFLVNSPKGTVFLSSVDTSNMSKTADKVFEMLDAIVERIGEENVVQVVTDNAANYKAAGQLLMEKRKSLFWTPCAAHCIDLILEDFEKKLEVHQVTIAKGRRITSYIYSRTILISMLRHFTKGRDLIRPAATRFATAYLTLGCLNDHKMQLMTMFTSNQWSSCRFARIEEGKRIQNCVLDSRFWHDVTICIKAAYPLIKVLRLVDSDEKPAMERMVPNANERCKIDLQLESFKDAKGLFGIDAAKTARDKKTPAQWWDSYGDECPELQRFAIRVLSLTCTSSGCERNWSAFEMQADDFGIEDDLSSDDDWITEGEKHPNFDLLGAIDSATRRQNGDEDESDEEEIPNDVEMESHGIEDDLDIQIDDIGVGTSSNTNVHNIGVGTSSDTNNPLDANDIDECLRNDEEDEGNEADRDPTPLGQDPFLDPLGPHPAKPPTL, via the exons ATGGCGTCTAGAAAAAATGCTTCTGGTAATAGGCTTGATGTGGGATGGCAGCATGGTATAGATGTTgataaaaattctagaaaagttTTGTGCAAgtattgtcaaaaaattattagtggAGGTATATTTCGTTTCAAACAACATTTGGCTTGCACTCGTAAGGATGTTGAGCCATGTCAACAAGTGCCAGAAAATGTTAAGCAGATGATTTTGGatgttttagttaaaaatctagaggcaactgaaaagaaaagaaaggcccTTCAATATAGtggaaatgatgatgatgatgatgaaataaaagaaattagctcCAAGGACAAAGGAAAGAGAGTAGCTAGTGGGAGTGGAAGTACACAAACAACTCTAAATCAATTGCTAAAAAAGGATATTAGAGAAGAAGCATGTCGACAAATTGCTAGGTTTTTCTACACAGGTGCAATTCCatttaattgtgtaaaaaacCCTGAGTTTATTAAGGCAATTGAAATGGTTGCAAAGCATGGGCCAGGTTTCAAGCCTCCATCATACTATGATATTAGAGAGAAGTATTTGAAGCAAGAAGTGGATCAAACAATGAAATTGCTTGAGGAGTACAAGctagaatggaaaaaaacagGTTGTTCAATAATGTCTGATGGATGGACAGATAAAAAAAGACGTTGTATTTGTAACTTTTTGGTTAATAGTCCTAAAGGGACAGTTTTTTTGTCATCGGTGGATACTTCTAATATGTCCAAGACTGCTGATAAGGTATTTGAGATGTTAGATGCCATTGTGGAGAGGATTGGGGAGGAAAATGTTGTCCAAGTAGTCACCGATAATGCTGCAAATTATAAGGCAGCAGGACAATtattaatggaaaaaagaaagagtttgttttggacACCATGTGCTGCCCATTGTATTGACTTGATATTAGAAGATTTTGAGAAGAAGTTAGAGGTTCATCAAGTAACTATTGCTAAGGGGAGGAGAATCACctcatatatttattcaagaacCATTCTTATTTCCATGCTAAGGCACTTTACGAAAGGAAGGGATTTGATTAGGCCTGCTGCCACTCGGTTTGCTACTGCATATTTGACTCTAGGATGTTTGAATGATCATAAAATGCAGCTGATGACTATGTTTACTTCCAACCAGTGGAGTTCATGTAGGTTTGCAAGaatagaagaagggaaacgaattcaaaattgtgttttggacAGCAGGTTTTGGCATGATGTCACTATATGTATTAAGGCAGCATATCCTCTAATTAAAGTGCTTCGATTAGTTGATTCAGATGAGAAACCAGCTatgg AAAGGATGGTGCCTAATGCAAATGAAAGGTGCAAAATTGACTTACAACTTGAATCATTCAAGGATGCAAAAGGGTTGTTTGGCATTGACGCTGCCAAGACAGCAAGAGATAAAAAAACTCCAGCTCAATGGTGGGATTCTTATGGGGATGAATGTCCAGAATTACAAAGGTTTGCAATCCGAGTTCTAAGTTTGACTTGTACTTCATCTGGATGTGAGCGTAATTGGAGTGCATTTGAaatg caagctgatgattttggtaTAGAAGATGATCTTTCATctgatgatgattggataaCCGAGGGAGAAAAACATCCAAACTTTGATTTGCTTGGTGCTATTGACAGTGCAACACGAAGACAAAATGGTGAtgaagatgaaagtgatgaagaagaaattcctAATGATGTTGAAATGGAGAGTCATGgtattgaagatgatttggatattcaaattgatgatattggtgtTGGTACTAGTAGTAACACTAATGTTCATAATATTGGTGTTGGTACTAGTAGTGATACTAATAATCCTCTTGATgctaatgatattgatgaatgCTTGAGgaatgatgaggaagatgaagggAATGAAGCTg ACAGAGACCCAACCCCCTTGGGTCAGGACCCATTCCTCGACCCCTTGGGTCCTCACCCAGCAAAACCCCCAACCCTCTAA